The Cellulosilyticum sp. I15G10I2 genome contains the following window.
CCTACACACATCCAGACCATGCCGTCCCATGCAGCAGTATCCCAGTAAGTTGACATCGTCCAGAAGTTTGCACCAAACAGGGTTTGAGAGGTCACATCCGCACCGTCTATTGCATTTAGACCCTTATTGGCCCATGTACCAGGAATATGGCTAAAGGCGTAGTTGCTTATCAGTGTGCCCATATTATCTCCTGCCACGCGTCCGACCTCACTTGCGCTACAGACTGTAGGGTTCAGCGCCGCACAATTTTTTACAGCACCGTTCCAATCAACGCTTCCCGCTACACCGCCGATAGCACTTGTGCCACTGACATTTCCACTGCTGTAGCAGTTTTGTACTATACTCAAGGCACCTACATATCCCGCCACGCCGCCAATATTGCTTGTGCCGCTGATACTGCTGGTGCTGTAGCAGTTTTGTACCACACCGCTCAAGTCAGCAGTGCCCACCAGACCGCCGACATAGTTTGTGCCACTGATACTGCCGGTACTGTAGCAGCTTTCCACCTTTGTGCCGGTGCCACTCACATAACCCGCCACTGCCCCGATGTTGCTTTTTCCTTTGATATTGACATTTGCCACGCCAAGATTTTTTATGATACCACCTTCTGCAACATACCCAAAAATGCCCTGATAATCTGCATCTCGATTGATAAACAGCCCAGTGATTTGATAGCCACCGCCATCGAAAATACCCTGAAAAGGTCTGGATTCACTCCCGATGGACACCCAACCTCTGCCGCTGTCATAGCTGCTGCCGTAGGCGGAAAGATCAAGGTCGTTTTGCAGCTCGAAATACTTGCTGGAAAAGCTGTCCCCTGCATTTACCAGTTCCCCCAGCTTGGCGAGATCTGCGGCAGTTTTGATACGATAAGGGTCGCTCTCGCTTGTGCCCGCCCCCTCAAAAGGCATTATCCCCGCCACCAGCAGATGTGACGGCATGGAGGCGTCCTGCCCTGCAATGCCCTTAAGGATGGGCAGCTTGCCAGCTTCTATAGACCATACGGTGGTATCCCAATCTGCTGTAAAACCGGTGGCAGTCGTCCAAAAGCCCGTAGCATTAATTTCGGCTGCTGTTTTGAGTACACCGGCGTAGCCTCCAACGCCCTCTACCAGCATGCCGTCAAAGGCGATGCTTCCCAAAACACTGCCGTAATTATGCCCTACCATGCGACCCACAGAGATACCACCATTTACATCTGGGTTCAGCGCGGCACAGTTTTCCACCCTACTCATACTAAGCACGATACTCCCTACCAGACCACCGACACCGTTTGTGCCGCTGGTACTGCCAGTGCTGTAGCAGTTTTGCACCGTACCGTCAACATACCCCGCCAGGCCTCCGACATAGTCTCCTGTGCTGCTGACATTTCCGCTGCTGTAGTAGTTTTGCACCGTACCGTAGACAGTCCCTGCTAGACCTCCGACATAGTTGCCTGTGCTGCTGACATTTCCGCTGCTGTAGCAGTTTTGTACCGTACCGTAGACAATCCCCGCCAGACCTCCGACATAGTTGCCCGTACTGCTGATATTTCCGCTATTGTAGCAATTTTGCACCGTACCTTCGACAACCCCCACCAGACCTCCGACATGGTTGCCTGTGCCGCTGATATTTCCGCTGCTGTAACAGTTTTGCACCGTACCGCCCCAAACAACATACCCTACCACGCCGCCGACCAGGTTCCTGCCGACAATATGACCGTTCTCCACACCGAGGTTTTGCACCGTGCCACCGCTGATATAGCCAAACAGCCCCTGCAAATCCGAGCTGCTACGACTGATGGTCAGATTAGTTATCTTGTGGTTGCCGCCGTCAAAGTTTCCCCTAAACGTATAGGACAAGTTTCCGATAGGCGTCCAGCCATTGCCACTATCCGCACTGGCATAGCCTGCAAGGTCAAGGTTGTTCATTAGCTTGTAATGTGCGGTATTATAGCTTGTATTTCCCGCATTCACCAGTTCCGCCAGCTTGGCAAGGTCTGCGGCAGAAGATATCTGGTAAGGGTTGCCGCTTGTACCTGCCCCTCGGAAGTTCGGGTCGCTGCCGTCCACAATATGAGGGGGCAGAGCAACTGCCACGCCAAAGCCGGGCAGCTTGCCTTCTCCGTATGTCCACGCTGGGTCATTGCCAAATAACGCTTCAAAAAACCCGACAGTCTTAATTTGGGCAGCGGTTTTGGATGGGCCGTCCACCTTATCCTCCCCCATAATAAGTTCTTTTTCCCTGCCCTCCTCAGTTGTCGTCATGCCGCCAAAGGCGATGTTTCCCGAAAGAATGCCTCCAACACTAACACTCCCAGCCACTCGCCCGATATTATCTCTGCCGGTGACAGAGGCATTCAGTGCGGCGCAGTTTTCCACCGCACCCATATTCTCCACCTTGCCTGCCACGCCGCCGATATACGAGCCGCCGCTAACAGCACCGGTGCTGTAGCACTTTTTCACCGCGCCGTTTTCCTCAATAAGACCCACTATGCCGCCAATATAAATGTCTCCACTAGTAATACCGCCGATGCTGTAGCAGTTTTCCACTGCGCCCTCAACCACACCCGCCACGCTACCAACACTGCCTAATCCAGTAATGTTGGCATTCACAACGCCAAGATTCTTTACAATACCACCAGCACCGATACCGCCAAAGAATCCCTGCTTGTTTTTGTCCCGGTTGATATGCAGCCCCGTAATGCTATGGTTGTTGCCGTTAAACTCACCCATGAAGAAACGATCCTGAGACGCAGCTGAATCATACACGCCGATGGGTATCCAGCCTTCACCACTGGAATAGGCTGAAAGATCAATGTCATTCATCAGCTTTAGGCTGACCTTTGCGTCCTCATTGTTGAACAAAAACAGCTCAAGCCCTTTTACGCGCGCATTAACCAGTATGGCGATTTCGGCAAGCTGGGTCGCAGTGGTGATTTCCACCGGGCTGTCCGCTGTGCCCCCTCCCGCTATGAGCGCCATAAGAGTCATTTTTTTGCCGACTGACTGGGGAATATACACTGTCATGCGGGGACACTCCACGCCGTCCGCAACCCCGTAGCCCTCGCCCAAAACAGCGCTGAACACATACAAGCCCCGCTTCGGATATTCTGAATCATAATCGTGGTCGGCCTCCCATGTCACCGGGATTTGAACAACCTTCCCCTCCACGGTACCGCCTACCATTTTCGGAAACTCCGGTACGGTGGTGTTCTGCCAGCGGATAGCGTCAGGCAGCGCATCAAAGGCCGTCACCATACCTGTAATAAGCGCACCTACCCTCACCGTAATCTTGGGTATTTCTATCTTATCACCGAGGGTAAGTCCCTCTGGCAGTTTGGGTGTAAAAATATATGTACCCGCCGCTTCGCCGTCGTATTCAGGTGATGAAGCCCATGTCACAGGCAGAGGAACGGTCATTTCATCCGCGCTGTCCACGGTTCTCTCCGTTGGCTCAGCTTCTTCGGGAGTCTTGGCATCATCTATTTCATCGATGCCAATCACTGACCCAGTTACCGTATCAGCTTCTCCGTAATCAAGCGTCAGTTCTTCCTTTAAAGCTGCAAGCCGTATGGTCACCGTCAGGGCGTCCGGCAGCTCCAAATGCCTTTCGGATGTACCAAGGGGCACGCTCCGCATTGCAATGTCCGCCTCCAACGCCTCAAAAGCGGTAATCTCACCACTTGGGCCAATGGGGAATGTGCCTGTTTCAGCCATCGCCGAGGCAGGAAGCATACCCACAACCATGATGATAGACAGCACCATAGCCCCGAGCCTTTGCTTTGTTTTATTTTTTCTCATACTCGTCCCTCCATCTCATATCATAAAAACTCCTATTGAATCTACAAATTGCACACCATACTTTGTCAGACAGAATTCCAAGAAGTGTAACTCATTCAGCTTGACTACTTGAATTTGAAAGCGACAGGTGTTATACTCCAAATGAGTAATTAAGTTTAGCGAATAAGTTTAGTGAATCAGTTTACTAACTAAGTTTATTATATTTTATTTTTTCAAAAAGTTCAATATAGGAGCGGAAATATGAGAGAGAAAAAACTCGACAAGAGGAAAGCCCAAGGAGCTGAAACTAAAAAGAAGCTGTATGAAATTGCGGAAAGGTTATTTACAGAACGCAATTTCTCCGATGTTAACGTAGAGGACATCACCGATGAGGCCGGTATTACCAAGGGTGCTTTTTATGTACACTTCGAATCTAAGGATGCGCTGATCGCTACTTTGATTGCTGACTATGCATCTCGAGCCGATACGGATTATAAAACCTTTTTGGAAATGCTGCCTGATGATATTCACACTTCAGAGGTACTCCTTAGGCTAACTCAAAAAATAACTGAAACGCTTTTAAATACTATCGGCTATGAAAATATGAAAAAGGTTTACCAAATGCTGCTGGCGAGATCCGTAGATACCGAAGCGGTAAAAGGTTACGGCAGAGAGCTTTATACGTTGTTTCATGGCGTGTTGGAAAAAGGTATTCGGCGTGGAGAGCTTAAATCTTCATTGCCGTCAGAGGAGCTTGCCCGACATTTTGTAATGGCGATACGGGGTGTCAGCTATGAATGGTGTGTTCGCTATCCTGACTTTGATTTAAAAGAGCAGACAATGGCGCATATCCAGTTGCTGATCAAGGGGATTCAAACCTAATAACTTAAAAGAAATCCTCCATCAGGAGGATTTCTAAAAATAAATCATTATAAAATATATCGCGTTGCTTATTAAATGCTACCGATAGTCTGTAAACATGAAGTGCCGTATTGGTTCGTCTTCATCCACTTGCGGCAATCTTTCACCCGCTTCATAGAATCTATTATCTATAAAGTCATCATTGGTTGTCGATACTTCAAAGAGAATGACAGGACCAGTCCCTGGCACACCTTGCCACGAGTGGTATTGGCCTGGCTTTAAGGTAATACTCTCTCCCGGCTTTATAACAAGCGTCGTACCTGCTTTAACAACTACTTTTCTGCCATCCATACTCACCTCAACATCTGTATCTGCAAATTGACCGTCTTCTGCAGCATTATATAATGTAATCAAAAGGTCTCCGCCACCACGATGAATGATATCTTCCATTTTACTCCAGTGGAAATGATAAGGCAGTACCTGACCATCACTGACAAGAAGCAGCTTTTCTGCATAATTTTTGGGGTATTTTTCTTTATTGTGAGTATTTCCATTTCTGAATGTAAACACAGTTAATCCCGTTTTAGAAAAATCACCACTCCCAAAATCAGTAACATCCCAGCCTAACATATTATCCTTGATCTCTTGATACTCATCTCCCGCTTTTTCCCATTCATCCTGAGTCCAATAAGCAAATGGTGGCAAGGGGAATTGTTTTTCCTTCATTAAGGCTATCGCCTCATCTATGGCTTTATTAATTACTGAGCGTTTCATATATGCCTCCTAACCTTTAATAACATCCGCCTGCAACTGAGCCTTTACTGATAGCTCCGCCGCCAGAAGCGCTTGATGTTGCGTCATGGCATTTTCAGTACGGTTGATACAGTCTAGTATGAATTCTCCGAAGAAAGGATACCCTACTTTCCCTTCAACATTCATGTACTTCTCAGTCTCTTTGTTTGCGAGATAAACGTTATTGCCTCTTTGATCCCTCGCCAAATCCGTATATTTTCTAAGTTCAATATAGCCTTCTGTACCGAGAATAATGGTACGTCCGTCACCCCACGTAGACAGACCATCTGGTGTGAACCAGTCTACTCTAAAATACATGGTGCTTCCTTGATCTGATACCAATGTTGCATCGCCAAAATCATCCAGCTCTGGATACTGGGGATTATTGAAATTGCCGATTTGGCTCTTAACTACTTTTGCCTGGTTGACATCTGCAAAAATGAGAAACTGATAAATTTGATGGCTTCCAATATCACATAAAATCCCGCCATACTTTTCTTTTTCAAAAAACCACTGCGGACGACTTGGCGCACTAAGTCTGTGAGGTCCTAGGCCTAAAACTTGAACAACTTCTCCTATTGCCCCTTCTTCAATGAGTTGTTTGGCAAATACCGCACTCTCTACATGAAGATATTCACTATAGTATACCATGTATTTCATCTTGGTCTCTTCAATAAGTTTTTTTGCTGTTTCAATCTGCTCAAGCGTTGTAAAAGGGGCTTTATCTGTAAAATAATCTTTGCCATGCTTCATCACTTGAAAACCTACATCAGCACGTTCCGAAGTGATTGCTGCTGCGGCAACCAGTTTTGTATCCTGATCATTAAGAATTTCTTCAAAACTCACAGCCTGTTTAGCTTGGGGATATTGTTTTAAAAAGTGATCTACAAGCACTTGATCATCATCATAAACGTATTTCAACGTAGCTCCAGCTTCAAGAAGCCCATTAGTCATACCATAAATATGTCCATGTTTTAGAAACGCTGCCGAAAAAGTGAACTCCCCCTCAGCTACAACTGGCCTGGGTTTTCCTTTTGGGGCATAATTCATGCCATCTTTCTTATCCATAGTCTCTCCTTTCTGAGCGTCCATTTTATTTATCATAATTATACTTGGAATAATCATTGCCTGTGGTGATAAATTCCGGGTCGAAATTTTCTACCGAACCTGTTTTTTCATAAAACTTCTCTACATTTGCCTGAATGCCTTCAACAGTATAAAATGGATCATCTTTTTCTAAGGGAAGGCATACCTTTTGACTTGAAAAGCCTGATTTATAAACTGCTGTAATATATTCTAATGTACGACGGCCGTCTTCTGCCTGCACTAAGAAGTTTTTATGCCCATTTTCTATGGACCTTATCACATTGTCAATCTGCCCTGCATGCCCTTCATACTCTAAATCTTCTAATGTCCGATAGTAATCTTCAATTTCTTTTTGTTTTTCTGGGTAAGGTTCCCCAAATCCATTAGGTCTTGATTTAAATGCCGCAACACTCCACGGTGCACAGATTTTAGCCTGTTCACATTGGAAGATAAATTGCTGTTCTTCGCCATGATGTACCAAAGAACTCATCATTGTGGACATAGAGCCATCTTCGTACTTAGAAATAGCTACTGAAAAATCTTCTACCTCCGCATTATCATGATTTAAATTGTTAACGATGGCTGTAATCTCAACCGGCAGGCCTTTCATCCAATTAAGCATATCGATATGATGCACAGCATGATTTAAGGTGCATCCGCCGCCTTCTTTTTCCCAAGTTCCGCGCCACCATAAATCATAATAGGAATGCCCTCTCCACCACACTGAATCTACTTGTGCATGAAGTACCCTGCCGGCAACCTTTTGATCTAGTAAATTCTTTAATTTCATAATAGGGGATCGAAAGCGATTCTGCGAAATAATAGATAAACGCTGCCCCGTCTTATCTCTTGCATCAATCATAGCATCACATTCTGCTAAGGACGCTGCCATTGGTTTTTCACAAAGCACATCCAGTCCATGGTTCATACAATCTATAGAAATCTGCGCATGGGTATAGGGTGGTGTACATATGCTAATCAAATGGATATCATCCCGTTCAAATAGTTTTTCATGGCTGTCATATACATCTGCATCCAAATGATACTTTTCCTTAATAGCCTGTGCCTTCTCTGGATAGATATCAACCAGTGCTGCAATTTTGCATCGGTCTTTGAATGCAGCATACCCTTCGATATGTGATGGTGCAATATTACCGGTTCCGATAATCGCTACATTAATCATATTTCTTCCTCCTGGAATAGCTAAGAATTATTTTCTATTTTGCTGATTTGCTGAAATGCTCATAGCGTTCTTCAATAATTTTAGCAATATCATATTTTTCAAGCTCTGAAATGTATTGTTTATAAAGCGCATCAAATGCTTCTGGTTTTGCTGTTATTAACTTAACTTTGTAGTCTTCATTAACTTTATCAAGATTACCAGATTGTTCTATTTCTGTAGGAGACTTATAAGTTGTAGCTGTTAAACGTGTACCAGTAAGTGCAAGTGTATAAGAATCAGTTAAGTATTGTTCATATTCCGGTAAAGTTTTTGACACCGCTTTGATAAAATCTTCTTCTGTTTTAAAGTACCCTTGGTTTCCTACTAAAAAGGTGTCATGTTTAATCCAATCTAACTCTTGGGCATTTAGCTCTACATCTTTTGGCATTGGCACGCCATCTACAACTTCATAGTGTTTCCCTTCAAAGCCAAACCATAAGGTTTTTCCACCTTCTCCAGCTAAGAAATTCAAATATTTAATACATGCCTCGGGATTCTTTGCTGTTTTAGGTATGAATACAAATGCTCCTGTCGGCGGATACTCATCTACATATTGTTTGCCGTCATACATATTTGCAAGTGCTGGGATTGCTACAAAATCTGCATTGGGTTCAGTAGCTCTTAAGTTTTGAAGAAGTCCTCCACGCAGCGGGTCAACATTAGCACCTACATTTGTGTCCCAATAGCCAACTGTTCCAGCAACAACGCCTTCTTTTTCTTTTTGGTCAAATTGACTTGTAAAGAATTCCGGATCCATCAAACCATTATTGTAAGCCTTATTTAAGAACTCATAGTAGCCTCTAAAAGTCTCTGATGTGTACGCATGACCTGTTTCACTGCCTGATGGCAACGAAATGCTTCGTGATCTATAGGTTGCTTCATCTTCGTATTCAATAAAAGATGTATATAAATTACCTTTTGTATCACCTCTTGAATAAGCTAATGGATAGAGTCTGTCTTGACCAATGTTACTTGGATCTTTTTGTTTAAATGCCATAAGTACGTTAAAGAGTTCATCTATGTTCTTTGGAACACTTAAACCTAATTTGTCTAACCAGTCTTTTCGGATAAACCCACTGAAGGATGCTGTAATAGATCTGCGGGCTGGAATAGCATATTGCCCGCCGTCCGCTCCAATACCATAACTTAATACGTCTTGACCAACATATTCAACAATTTGCTGTCCATGCTCTGCTAATTCTTTCGAAATATCTTTAATACCACCTTCGTTATACCACTTTTCTACAATACTTGAGTTATAGGTCATCATAATGTCAGCTGCCGTACCCGATGCCATCATAACTGGTATTTTTGTATTTTCTTCACTTCTTGGAATAAGCACAAAGTTAACTTTAACCCCTTGCTTTGCCATTTCTTGATTAACATATTGGGTCCACTGGTTGTTATCTACTGTGCCTTGTCCTGCTGGTATATTGCCACGATCAAACAGCATTACAGAGATTTCTGTCAATTCCCCTGGTTTCTTTGCTGGGTCAGTACTTGAAGTTTTTCCGCTGTTAGTATTTGCTGTGTTATTATTCCCACATCCCACAAACATAGTAAGCGTTAATGTTGCAATAATTAACAAACTGATGATCCTCTTTGTTTTTACCATAATAATTCTCCTTTTATTAAGATATTTTTATTATACGATTATCCTTTGACTGAGCCAAGCATAACGCCTTTGACGAAATACTTTTGCAGCCAAGGATAAATCGTTATAATCGGTATGATTGCTATAACTACTGCTGCTGCTTTCATAGATTCAGGCATAACTTGCTGTCCAATACCTTCTGCTGTTGAGATTTGGTTGAGTGCTTCTGTAAATAGTAATTGTCTTAACATCAATTGCAGCGGATACCTCTCAGGACTGGTAATATACATTAAGCTGGAAAAATAATCATTCCAGTACATCACTGCATAAAAAAGTCCTATAGTCGCTATAATGGGTTTAGACAGCGGCAATGCCATCTTAATAAGGTAATAAATATCATTACATCCATCAATTTTGGCCGACTCTTCGATACTTGAAGGTAAGCTTTGAAAAAAAGCTTTCATAATGATGAAGTTAAATGCACTTACCATAACAGGCAGTACCAGTGATGCTAAACTGTCAACTAAGCCAAGTCCTTTAACAACCATAAAGGTGGGAATAATCCCTCCCCCGAAATACAAGGTAAACAAAATGAAAAATGTAAAAAATGCTCTTCCCTTTAAGTGCGGTTTTGATAAAGCATAGGCTGCCATTGTTGTGACAACCAGTGATAAAAGAGTTCCTGCTACTGTTATGAACACCGAATTCTTTAAAGAATTTAAAATCATACTCGTCTGCATGATTTTTTCATAGGCACTCGTCTGAAAGTTGATCGGATAAAAGGTTACCTTTCCAGATAAAATAGCCAAACTGTCACTTAACGAATAAGCAAGTACATTTAAAAACGGATAGAGACACAACAATACAACAAAGCCAATCGTAATATAAACATATACACTAAACAGCACTTCATCTAATTTGAATTTTTTTGATCGAGCTTTTTCTGACCTTCCTCTCATGTCATCCTCCTCCTAAATAACGCCATCTTCGCCTAATAATTTTGCAAATGCGTTGGCCATTAATAACAACGTAATGTTAATGACGGACTGGAATAATCCTACTGCTGTTGCAAAGCTGTATTGAACACGCTGCAGCCCCATTTTATAAACGTAGGTACTTAATACTTCTCCCACTTCAATGACTTTGCTGTTTTGAAGTAATAACGGTGCATCTAATCCAATATGCATCATCTGGCTGATTGAAAGAATAAACATAACTACCATAGTTGACTTGATACTTGGGAGTGCAATGTACCATATACATTTAATACGCCCAGCCCCATCTATTTTAGCGGCTTCATAAAGAGACTCATCGACACCTGATAAAGCTGCCATATAAATGATCGTCCCCCACCCTACGTCTTTCCACGTATTTGCAAAAACATAGACAGTAATCCACCAGCCATGTTCCAGTAAAAACTGAATGGGCTCCCCGCCTGCTCCTTTAATCATGTTATTGACGGCACCATTATTCATTGAAAAGAGATTCGTAACAATACCCGCAATAGTTACCCATGATACGAAATAAGGCAAATATAATATAGATTGTGCTGTCTTCTTAAAAGTCTTGCTTGTTACCTCATTGAGTAATAAGGATAAGAAGATTGATAATGGAAACTTCACAGCCAATACTATCAAATTCAAAAGTACAGTATTTTTAACTGCAAGCCAAAAGAAATCTTCTTGGAAAATCTTTTTAAATACCTCTAAGCCTACCCATTCGCTTCCCCAAATACCTTCAAACATATTATAATTTTTAAATGCAATTACAAGCCCGCCCATTGGCCCATATCTAAAGATCGTAAAATATATAAGAGCTGGAACCAATAGTAAATATAATAAGATGTCTCTTTTTATATAAAACCATATGCTTTTTTTCTTTCTTTCAACAGAACGTGTTGAACGTATGGAAAATATCGTATTTGTCATCCATTCACTCTCCCTTTCTTTTTTTTTGTGACTTTTTTCGTTTATTTCGTTTTTGTGATTTTAATTATGTATCAAATAGCACAATTATTAAAGAGTACAAATGTGTTATTTTATATCATTTTATAATCTCTGATTTTTAAGGCTTTATTCTAAGGACTTATTGACATCGCGCTTTCCCTTTCAAATGTTATGTTTGGCATCTATTGATACGCTGATTCCATCTATGAATAGGTATAAATATAACATAACATATCATTTTATATATATTTCCCTCTTTTTTATTGACTCCGAGCGCTTTTTTAGGTACATTTTAATAACAAAGGAAAAGCATTAAAGGAGGCGCCATGTCATTCTTAAAAAAAACTAAGAAAATGTTTATGCGAACTTATACAACATTGCTATTAACGCTTCTTATTCCAATGATTATTTTTATGACGTCTTTTTTTATCAATTATGCACAAAGCCGAAAAGCTAACTTAGATTCTTATCATCTGCTTAAATCAAAATCTCTTGGTATTTTTACTGCTCAGGTCATGAATAACTTAGAAAGCGATCTTTTGAAGCTAGATAGTTCGCGTATTTTCAAAATATATCCCACTGAAAATATACGACCTGATATAGACTCCGTACTTTTATTACTGGATGAACTTGTTTCTTTTAAATTAAAACATGACTATATTGATTCGATGTATTACTATCATTCAACGACAGATTTCCTGTTCATTGATAAAACGGGAACAAATGATATCCAGCTTTTTTATGATACCGAGTGGATTGAGCAATTAGATCCTTCATTAAAGCTCCAGCGTCTGCCGATTCGAAGGATTGAATCTGATCCAATGTTTAAAAAAGCTATGCCCTTATCGTTTACTCAAAACATCCTTACACTGGCGGTACAATTAGCTCCGAACAGATACATTCTAGCCAACATATCTGTCAACAAGTTGGCTTCTTATATCAATAAGTACACCATGCTTCCCGGTGAAGCTTATGCCATTTCTTCTCATAAAGAAGAAATGCTGTTTGCCATCCCTGCCCTGGATACTTTTATTGATGATCCCGAAAATACCGCTATCAATACCTATCAATATGCCCTTCCATACAACGGGTGGGTGGGTACTTTGTATGTATCTCATGATGCACTTCGTCAAGATATGGCTTATTTAATGTGGTTTATCATTATTAATATCTTTTTATTGCTGGTGATTAGTTTTATATTAGCTATCTTTGCTACCCGCTATATTTATAAACCCATCAAAAGTTTAAACGAAGAGATACAAGAGCATATTACAACCTCTAAAAAGGACTATTCCGATGAGATCGAGTTTTTTAGAGACATGTTTAACCGATTAGAGACCGAAAACCAACGTTTCCAGTCTCAGGCTTATGTTTATCAAGATTCACTTAATCAATATGCTTTCAAAGATTTTATCCATGGCACCCTAACGTTCCAGGCTTTTTCCGAACGTATGCTGTCTTCTCACCTGAATATCAGCGCACCCTATTACCAATTACTTTTAATCAGCAGCGAACTGCAAAATGCCGCCATGCCCATTAATGCAGATACAACCTTTAATATTCTCTCAGTTTTAAATGCTTATATCCAAAACTTAGGCACTGGACTCACTTTGCTGATGGATCAGTATTTTGTTATCTTAATCGGTGCCGAAGAAAAGGCAAACATCGCCTCAATAGCCCAAAGTGTTATCCGCATTTCTCAAGAATCATTTAATATCGGTAAGTATGTCGGGAAAAGTGATGTCTTTAGTCAGCTCACCCAAGTACCCGACACGTATAATAACACTTTAAGCTCTGTTCAATATTACAAATACATTGGTACACCAAAGGAATTTTTGTGTTCTTGCGATAAGGCACAAATATCGTTTCGCTATAGCTCCGCCAGCAAAATACAAGATAAGCTTGTTAATGCGGTGTCCTTAAATGATTTTAAAGAAATAGAACTACATACCCACCAATTTATTGAGCATCTAATGAAACTAGATTCATTAGATTTACTCTTTAAAGTGACCTTTATCCTCATCGCAACGCTTGAAACAAAGTTTACTTTAAACGAGATCTTAGATTTTAATGTTTATCACGCCTTAGAAAATACAGAAAATATCAACGAGCTCGAAAATATTATTATCAAAACCTGCACACAAATTGCTATGCATAACAAACTGGAA
Protein-coding sequences here:
- a CDS encoding S-layer homology domain-containing protein, whose amino-acid sequence is MRKNKTKQRLGAMVLSIIMVVGMLPASAMAETGTFPIGPSGEITAFEALEADIAMRSVPLGTSERHLELPDALTVTIRLAALKEELTLDYGEADTVTGSVIGIDEIDDAKTPEEAEPTERTVDSADEMTVPLPVTWASSPEYDGEAAGTYIFTPKLPEGLTLGDKIEIPKITVRVGALITGMVTAFDALPDAIRWQNTTVPEFPKMVGGTVEGKVVQIPVTWEADHDYDSEYPKRGLYVFSAVLGEGYGVADGVECPRMTVYIPQSVGKKMTLMALIAGGGTADSPVEITTATQLAEIAILVNARVKGLELFLFNNEDAKVSLKLMNDIDLSAYSSGEGWIPIGVYDSAASQDRFFMGEFNGNNHSITGLHINRDKNKQGFFGGIGAGGIVKNLGVVNANITGLGSVGSVAGVVEGAVENCYSIGGITSGDIYIGGIVGLIEENGAVKKCYSTGAVSGGSYIGGVAGKVENMGAVENCAALNASVTGRDNIGRVAGSVSVGGILSGNIAFGGMTTTEEGREKELIMGEDKVDGPSKTAAQIKTVGFFEALFGNDPAWTYGEGKLPGFGVAVALPPHIVDGSDPNFRGAGTSGNPYQISSAADLAKLAELVNAGNTSYNTAHYKLMNNLDLAGYASADSGNGWTPIGNLSYTFRGNFDGGNHKITNLTISRSSSDLQGLFGYISGGTVQNLGVENGHIVGRNLVGGVVGYVVWGGTVQNCYSSGNISGTGNHVGGLVGVVEGTVQNCYNSGNISSTGNYVGGLAGIVYGTVQNCYSSGNVSSTGNYVGGLAGTVYGTVQNYYSSGNVSSTGDYVGGLAGYVDGTVQNCYSTGSTSGTNGVGGLVGSIVLSMSRVENCAALNPDVNGGISVGRMVGHNYGSVLGSIAFDGMLVEGVGGYAGVLKTAAEINATGFWTTATGFTADWDTTVWSIEAGKLPILKGIAGQDASMPSHLLVAGIMPFEGAGTSESDPYRIKTAADLAKLGELVNAGDSFSSKYFELQNDLDLSAYGSSYDSGRGWVSIGSESRPFQGIFDGGGYQITGLFINRDADYQGIFGYVAEGGIIKNLGVANVNIKGKSNIGAVAGYVSGTGTKVESCYSTGSISGTNYVGGLVGTADLSGVVQNCYSTSSISGTSNIGGVAGYVGALSIVQNCYSSGNVSGTSAIGGVAGSVDWNGAVKNCAALNPTVCSASEVGRVAGDNMGTLISNYAFSHIPGTWANKGLNAIDGADVTSQTLFGANFWTMSTYWDTAAWDGMVWMCVGDKLPILFVGMAGQSGYPGLHLLFERNLANATVTPSTASFIYNGSQQMPDLTVAFDRTILVKDRDYTIATTSTDAAGTSAGTNAGEVTLTLTGIGSFTGTKNFTYTIEQAKVEGITTTVSNVSKTAYEVRNATVPQAVVDAADLPSSVSVTAESGAATLPITWETATAYNAQGTVYAVTGRLTGNGNVNANDITMSVNVTVTPVTAVNPTFEDTLAVLNSDNSATAAKLGSSILPESGSVTVQGQSVAYTINWNGGQMLDRTAVGNEQTFTGTISYTAPPAWLTLPGDLWVSRKVTVTASSHDGGGGSGGYTPSAPAVITATPEKEPSQPVTVSASITATAETSGAASAAISDQIITDAIAKAQADGKAQGKIANGISVELNITLPKGATSLSVILSQNALKSLVSAGVTYFSINGSLITITFDKRALAEIQKQSTGNIKITVVPNTNLSDSAKKMIGTRPVYDITVGYDSGKRGISFGSGTATVSIPYTLGKNEAVGGLYGVYVDEKGNPSRIAGSAYDVNNKSIIFTTTHFSLYGIGYTPLSAKFADISSHWGRESIEYVVGRGLLFGTTETTFSPNAATTRGMLVEALGRLAGVDAKVYTANSFTDVKIGSAYQPYIEWAYSNGIIQGMGNQEFAPDRSITREEIAVIFTNYAKATGYTLPITRSAATYADASSIGSIYKTAVRAMQQAGIMMGGSDNTFSPKASATRAEVSSMLERYVKMTMDPATAQGWVLSDAGQQFYYKDGKSLTGIQTIGGVTYFFNTDGTLKTGWVQGDDGNWRFYSGNNKTYYFSKDGIMAAGKWLQIDGKWYYFNADGTLAKNTKINEYEVDGNGVRKTK
- a CDS encoding TetR/AcrR family transcriptional regulator, whose product is MREKKLDKRKAQGAETKKKLYEIAERLFTERNFSDVNVEDITDEAGITKGAFYVHFESKDALIATLIADYASRADTDYKTFLEMLPDDIHTSEVLLRLTQKITETLLNTIGYENMKKVYQMLLARSVDTEAVKGYGRELYTLFHGVLEKGIRRGELKSSLPSEELARHFVMAIRGVSYEWCVRYPDFDLKEQTMAHIQLLIKGIQT
- a CDS encoding D-lyxose/D-mannose family sugar isomerase yields the protein MKRSVINKAIDEAIALMKEKQFPLPPFAYWTQDEWEKAGDEYQEIKDNMLGWDVTDFGSGDFSKTGLTVFTFRNGNTHNKEKYPKNYAEKLLLVSDGQVLPYHFHWSKMEDIIHRGGGDLLITLYNAAEDGQFADTDVEVSMDGRKVVVKAGTTLVIKPGESITLKPGQYHSWQGVPGTGPVILFEVSTTNDDFIDNRFYEAGERLPQVDEDEPIRHFMFTDYR